The Lacipirellula parvula genome window below encodes:
- a CDS encoding aspartate-semialdehyde dehydrogenase translates to MFETIAIVGATGAVGRIIRQLLEEREFPYRNIRFLASKRSAGTKITFKGEEHVVEEMTPEIFSGIDLAIGSTPDETAKEFCPWAVERGCVVVDESGYWRMDPNVPLVVPEVNPEALENHRGLISSPNCSTTQMVVAMKPLHEFGRIRRVVVSTYQATSGAGVKGQEDLKAGARAFLAGEDYQYQAFKHPIAFNLVPQIGSPKYQGYTSEEMKMVHETHKIFGDDTIRVCPTCIRVPVDNCHSESILVETEKKITVAQARELFAATPGIKVVDDLDSGKYPMPAQCDGDDAVFVGRIREDLSSDNGLAFWCVSDNLRKGAATNAVQIAELLVKSQAAV, encoded by the coding sequence GTGTTCGAGACGATCGCTATCGTGGGCGCCACCGGCGCCGTCGGACGCATCATCCGCCAGCTCCTCGAGGAACGCGAGTTCCCGTACCGGAATATCCGCTTTCTCGCCTCGAAACGCTCGGCCGGCACGAAAATCACGTTCAAGGGCGAAGAGCACGTCGTCGAGGAAATGACCCCCGAGATCTTCTCCGGGATCGACCTCGCCATCGGCAGCACCCCCGACGAAACCGCCAAGGAGTTCTGTCCCTGGGCCGTCGAGCGCGGCTGCGTCGTCGTCGACGAGAGCGGCTATTGGCGGATGGATCCGAACGTCCCGCTCGTGGTGCCGGAAGTGAACCCCGAGGCGCTCGAAAATCATCGCGGTCTCATTAGCAGCCCCAACTGTTCGACCACCCAAATGGTCGTCGCGATGAAGCCGCTGCACGAGTTCGGCCGCATCCGCCGCGTCGTCGTCAGCACCTATCAGGCGACCAGCGGCGCCGGCGTGAAGGGCCAAGAAGATTTGAAGGCGGGCGCCCGCGCGTTCCTCGCCGGCGAAGACTACCAGTACCAGGCCTTCAAGCACCCGATCGCGTTCAACCTCGTCCCGCAGATCGGCTCGCCGAAGTACCAAGGGTACACGAGCGAAGAAATGAAGATGGTCCACGAGACCCACAAGATCTTCGGCGACGACACGATCCGCGTGTGCCCCACCTGCATCCGCGTGCCGGTCGATAACTGCCATAGCGAAAGCATCCTCGTCGAAACCGAGAAGAAGATCACCGTCGCCCAGGCCCGCGAGCTGTTCGCCGCGACGCCGGGCATTAAGGTGGTCGACGACCTCGACTCCGGCAAGTACCCGATGCCCGCCCAATGCGACGGCGACGACGCCGTGTTCGTCGGCCGCATCCGCGAAGACCTCTCTAGCGACAACGGCCTCGCGTTCTGGTGCGTGAGCGACAACCTCCGCAAAGGCGCTGCGACGAACGCGGTGCAGATTGCCGAGTTGCTGGTGAAATCGCAGGCGGCGGTTTAA
- the ispH gene encoding 4-hydroxy-3-methylbut-2-enyl diphosphate reductase translates to MKVILASPRGFCAGVNMAIEALELALQTLPPPIYVYHEIVHNKYVVEHFKARGVTFVDHLTEVPHGATLLFSAHGVSPEIRQLARDRNLKAIDATCPLVTKVHLEAIRYARDGYTILLIGHEGHDEVIGTMGEAPEAILLVESPEDVARLEVSDEAKLAYLTQTTLSVDDANRIIMKLRERFPQINSPPKDDICYATQNRQEAVAKLAPEAELTLVLGSQNSSNSQRLAELSAERGIPAYLIDGAENIHLDWFEGINTVLVTAGASAPEIVVESVLDFLREKFDATVEVRSLREEAVSFPLPRELRSIAAPRDVVSGLTR, encoded by the coding sequence ATGAAAGTTATTCTCGCCAGTCCGCGTGGTTTTTGTGCTGGCGTCAACATGGCGATCGAGGCGCTCGAACTGGCCCTGCAAACGCTGCCGCCGCCGATCTACGTCTACCACGAGATCGTCCACAACAAGTACGTCGTCGAGCACTTCAAAGCCCGCGGCGTCACGTTCGTCGACCACCTGACCGAGGTCCCGCACGGCGCCACCCTGCTCTTCTCCGCTCACGGGGTGTCGCCCGAGATCCGGCAGCTCGCCCGCGACCGCAATTTGAAGGCGATCGACGCCACCTGCCCGCTGGTGACGAAGGTTCATCTTGAGGCGATCCGCTACGCCCGCGACGGTTACACGATTCTGCTCATCGGCCACGAAGGGCACGACGAAGTGATCGGCACGATGGGCGAAGCGCCCGAGGCGATCCTCTTGGTCGAATCGCCAGAAGACGTCGCCCGGCTGGAAGTCTCCGACGAGGCGAAGCTGGCCTACCTGACGCAGACGACGCTGAGCGTCGACGATGCGAATCGAATCATCATGAAGCTGCGGGAACGCTTTCCGCAGATCAATTCGCCGCCGAAGGACGACATCTGTTACGCGACGCAAAATCGCCAAGAGGCGGTCGCGAAGCTGGCCCCCGAGGCAGAGCTGACGCTCGTGCTGGGGAGCCAGAACAGCTCGAATAGCCAACGGCTCGCGGAGCTGTCGGCGGAGCGCGGCATTCCGGCATACCTCATCGACGGCGCCGAGAATATTCACCTCGACTGGTTTGAGGGCATCAACACGGTGCTCGTTACCGCGGGAGCGAGCGCGCCGGAGATTGTCGTCGAGAGCGTGCTCGATTTCTTGCGTGAGAAGTTCGATGCGACCGTGGAAGTCCGCTCGCTCCGCGAAGAGGCGGTGTCGTTCCCGCTGCCGCGGGAGTTGCGGTCGATTGCGGCGCCGCGGGATGTGGTGTCGGGGCTGACGCGGTGA
- a CDS encoding prolyl oligopeptidase family serine peptidase → MRLALFALVCLSAVAAAHAEDAKLKYPDTRRVEQADDFHGTQVADQYRWLEDDARTSQEVADWIAAENEVTRAYLDAIPELPVIRKTLADMWNFERYSAPWQEAGNYFYFKNDGLQNQSVLYVADSYKADGRVLLDPNKWSTDGTIAMGQTVVTDDGKLLAYTRQEAGSDWSNIHVIEVATGRELPDVLKWARHGNIVWNAAGDGFYYARYPEPAKDEVYQALSLNQSIYFHKLGEPQSADTLIYKNPENPTWSFWIARTEDDKYLVLSIARSTDPQNQVLIRPVSAAADAPWTTLIGDFDNEFGFVGNLGDKFFFLTDLDAATKRIVAMDVAKPGREHLDEIVGPVKATLENVSLLDGKLILQYLEDVATRVELFTPTGDPLGDVQLPGIGTASGFGGDQDDKETFYTFTSYTTPPSVYRYDLTDGKSELIRAPQVAFDPDAYVSKQVFATSKDGTKVPIIIAHRKGLKLDGQNPTLLYAYGGFNISITPAFSVEYAAWMDLGGVIAVANLRGGGEYGEEWHQAGKQLNKQNVFDDFIAAAEWLIKEKYTSSPKLAVMGGSNGGLLVGAVETQRPDLFGACLPAVGVMDMLRYDQFTAGHFWRDEYGVSSDPEQFKALYAYSPYHNIKPGTKYPATLITTADTDDRVVPMHSFKYAAALQAAQAGDAPILIRIETRAGHGAGMPITKRIDQAADKWAFLWKALGMSK, encoded by the coding sequence CGCCGACTGGATCGCCGCCGAGAACGAGGTGACCCGCGCGTATCTCGATGCGATCCCGGAGCTGCCGGTTATCCGCAAGACGCTCGCCGACATGTGGAACTTCGAGCGTTACTCCGCCCCCTGGCAGGAAGCCGGAAACTACTTCTACTTCAAAAACGACGGCCTGCAGAATCAGTCGGTCCTCTACGTTGCCGATAGCTACAAGGCCGACGGCCGCGTGCTGCTCGATCCGAACAAGTGGTCGACCGACGGCACGATCGCGATGGGCCAAACGGTCGTCACCGACGACGGTAAGCTCCTCGCGTACACACGACAGGAGGCTGGCTCCGATTGGTCGAACATCCACGTCATCGAAGTCGCCACCGGCCGCGAACTCCCCGACGTGCTGAAGTGGGCTCGACACGGCAACATCGTTTGGAACGCCGCGGGCGACGGGTTTTATTACGCCCGCTATCCGGAACCGGCGAAGGACGAGGTCTACCAAGCTCTCTCGCTGAACCAGTCGATCTACTTCCACAAGCTCGGCGAGCCGCAGTCGGCCGACACGCTGATCTACAAGAATCCTGAGAACCCGACCTGGAGCTTCTGGATCGCTCGCACCGAGGACGATAAGTATCTCGTTCTCTCGATCGCCCGCAGCACCGATCCGCAAAATCAGGTGCTCATTCGCCCCGTCTCCGCCGCGGCCGACGCGCCGTGGACGACGCTCATCGGCGATTTCGACAACGAGTTCGGCTTCGTCGGCAACCTCGGCGACAAGTTTTTCTTTCTCACCGATCTCGACGCCGCGACGAAGCGAATCGTCGCGATGGACGTCGCGAAGCCGGGCCGCGAGCATCTCGATGAAATCGTCGGCCCCGTGAAGGCGACGCTTGAAAACGTCAGCCTGCTGGACGGCAAGCTGATCCTGCAGTACCTCGAAGACGTCGCCACCCGCGTCGAGCTCTTCACGCCGACGGGCGACCCGCTCGGCGACGTGCAGCTTCCCGGCATCGGTACGGCGAGCGGCTTTGGCGGCGACCAGGACGACAAGGAAACCTTCTATACATTCACCAGCTACACGACGCCGCCGTCGGTGTACCGCTACGATCTTACCGATGGGAAGTCGGAACTGATCCGCGCCCCGCAGGTGGCGTTCGATCCCGACGCTTATGTTTCGAAGCAGGTCTTCGCTACGAGCAAGGATGGCACGAAGGTGCCGATCATCATTGCCCACCGCAAGGGTCTGAAGCTCGACGGCCAGAACCCGACGCTCCTCTACGCCTACGGCGGGTTCAACATTTCGATCACGCCGGCGTTCTCGGTCGAGTATGCCGCGTGGATGGACCTCGGCGGCGTGATTGCGGTTGCCAATCTCCGTGGCGGCGGTGAGTACGGCGAAGAGTGGCACCAAGCGGGCAAGCAGCTCAACAAACAAAACGTCTTCGACGATTTCATCGCCGCGGCCGAGTGGCTGATCAAAGAAAAATACACCTCGTCGCCGAAGCTTGCGGTGATGGGGGGGAGCAACGGCGGCCTGCTCGTCGGCGCCGTCGAGACGCAACGGCCCGACCTGTTTGGCGCCTGCCTGCCCGCGGTCGGCGTGATGGATATGCTCCGCTACGACCAGTTCACCGCCGGCCACTTCTGGCGGGACGAGTACGGCGTCTCGAGCGATCCTGAGCAGTTCAAGGCGCTCTACGCCTATTCGCCGTACCACAACATCAAGCCGGGCACGAAGTACCCCGCGACGCTGATCACCACGGCTGACACCGACGACCGCGTCGTGCCGATGCACAGCTTCAAGTACGCCGCGGCGCTGCAGGCGGCCCAAGCGGGCGACGCGCCGATCCTCATCCGCATCGAAACCCGCGCGGGTCACGGAGCGGGGATGCCGATCACGAAGCGGATCGATCAAGCCGCGGACAAGTGGGCGTTCCTGTGGAAGGCCCTCGGCATGAGCAAGTGA